A stretch of Lactiplantibacillus brownii DNA encodes these proteins:
- a CDS encoding cation:proton antiporter domain-containing protein: MDQVSLVIILFAALLIPLVMAKFKINSLPTAVMEIIIGIVLGPSLLNIVKMTTSISQLSTIGVIVLLFLSGLEIDFSLFKKRRTALTPLEQKQAGKLPKYSPVRLSVYAYSTVIILSLLLAAAFKVSGLFSDFWLATILFGTISLGIVIAALKEKELLSKAFGQTILLISVFGEIVPMMGLTLYASIFGSNSQSLWLLLLILAVAAVLLLRFKPFFNFYQNINKSTTQLDIRLAFFLIVTMVTVAETVGAENILGAFVAGIVLKLLQPSESTRERLDSIGYGFFIPIFFISTGVDLNLRTILTSGKTLLLIPLFFVAYMVAKMGGYWILKLRFKQANAVAGTALTATTMTMVLAVLRVAKSMKTITSDQSGAFLLAALLTCIVSPLIFNKFYSAEKEDLVKTAVHFIGANLSTVPVAQQLRKGWYDVKMYTNHPQNYETYHAQAPVQLMENFSAEQLEAQGVFDTDILVLGHIDAERNYTLAKTAKDYGVKRIIVRFEDRNVLNEHEDELRDLGIEVYNTPEANITLLRSLIESPSTLLMLRDTENSIYEVRVVNHLYTNVQIKNLQFAKDITISQVIRNRKIIVPNGSTLIQYGDRLIFTGSKQDAPRIRQALATAN; encoded by the coding sequence ATGGATCAAGTCTCATTAGTCATTATTTTATTTGCCGCCTTACTAATTCCGTTAGTGATGGCAAAATTCAAGATCAACAGTTTACCCACGGCCGTCATGGAAATCATCATCGGGATCGTGCTCGGACCCAGTCTATTGAATATCGTCAAAATGACCACGTCAATTTCACAATTATCGACGATTGGCGTCATCGTCCTACTATTTTTAAGCGGACTGGAAATTGACTTTAGTTTATTTAAGAAACGGCGCACGGCCCTGACACCACTTGAACAAAAGCAAGCCGGTAAGTTACCCAAATACTCACCGGTTCGGTTATCCGTGTACGCCTACAGTACCGTGATCATCCTGTCATTATTACTTGCCGCCGCTTTTAAAGTCAGTGGCCTTTTCAGTGATTTCTGGCTTGCCACGATTCTCTTTGGCACCATTTCACTAGGGATCGTGATTGCGGCTTTAAAGGAAAAAGAACTACTCAGTAAAGCATTCGGCCAAACCATTCTCCTGATCTCGGTATTTGGGGAAATCGTCCCAATGATGGGTCTAACGCTCTATGCCTCAATCTTTGGCAGTAATTCACAGAGTTTGTGGCTATTACTTTTAATTTTAGCAGTTGCCGCGGTCTTATTATTGCGATTCAAGCCGTTCTTTAACTTCTATCAAAATATTAATAAGTCGACCACCCAACTCGACATCCGGCTCGCCTTCTTTTTGATCGTCACGATGGTCACCGTCGCTGAAACGGTCGGTGCGGAGAACATTCTAGGTGCCTTTGTCGCAGGGATCGTCTTGAAATTGTTACAACCCAGTGAGAGCACTCGTGAACGGTTAGATTCCATTGGTTATGGCTTTTTCATTCCAATCTTCTTTATTTCGACTGGGGTCGACTTGAACTTACGGACCATCTTGACTAGTGGTAAAACGCTACTCCTGATTCCGTTATTCTTCGTTGCTTACATGGTCGCCAAAATGGGCGGTTACTGGATTTTAAAATTACGCTTCAAACAAGCTAATGCAGTGGCAGGGACCGCGTTGACCGCTACCACCATGACAATGGTCTTAGCGGTTTTACGGGTTGCCAAGTCAATGAAAACCATCACGAGTGATCAATCGGGTGCCTTCTTGTTGGCTGCCCTCCTGACATGTATCGTGTCACCGTTAATTTTTAACAAATTTTATTCAGCTGAAAAAGAAGATCTCGTTAAGACGGCGGTGCATTTCATCGGTGCTAATCTCAGTACCGTTCCCGTGGCGCAACAGTTACGGAAAGGTTGGTATGATGTCAAAATGTACACCAACCATCCGCAAAATTACGAGACTTATCATGCTCAGGCGCCGGTCCAGTTAATGGAAAACTTTTCCGCTGAACAACTGGAAGCTCAGGGAGTCTTTGATACCGACATTCTCGTATTGGGTCATATCGACGCGGAACGTAACTACACGCTCGCCAAAACCGCCAAGGACTACGGGGTCAAACGGATCATTGTGCGCTTTGAGGACCGGAACGTCTTAAATGAACACGAAGACGAACTCCGTGATTTAGGCATTGAAGTGTACAATACGCCAGAAGCGAATATCACGTTGCTACGTTCCTTGATCGAATCGCCTTCAACCTTGTTGATGCTGCGCGATACCGAAAACAGTATCTACGAAGTCCGCGTCGTCAACCACTTATACACCAATGTTCAGATCAAGAATTTGCAATTTGCTAAGGATATTACGATCAGTCAAGTCATCCGCAACCGAAAAATCATTGTGCCAAATGGGAGTACTTTGATCCAGTACGGTGACCGATTAATCTTCACAGGAAGTAAACAAGATGCCCCTCGAATTCGGCAAGCGTTAGCAACGGCTAACTAA
- a CDS encoding MFS transporter, whose amino-acid sequence MKTSLYTKDVKLVLAASFFYLMSPMLINPVIAGFASTIGASSILAGVIAGTMNLTSLLLRPLAGNLTDHVSKYRLTLIGGSLIVLASLGYSLTSNVILIIGCRILNGVGYTLCSVCMATWMASLLPADKIGSGMGIYGLANAMGMAVGPALAVFLYENFNYQTVFLTAAFCCLVMLILIQFVGNRGVPSPAYQSTTGQKRHLRIVQPKVVPVAVILMLFSLPYFATQTYIVSYIAQRHLAVPAGAFFPVYALILLGLRLSMQNLFDHVPFRKFFWICLGCNLVGLLALTNLSNWLMLVIAALGLAAGYGLMFSICQAKALTLVPDSDRGLANSTFYIGIDLGMSLGPMFGGLISSLLPWAWFYPMMLVTLPLIVLVYWISRRRLA is encoded by the coding sequence TAATGAGTCCCATGTTGATTAATCCAGTCATTGCGGGATTTGCCAGCACGATTGGCGCTAGTAGTATCTTGGCTGGGGTCATCGCCGGAACGATGAATTTAACCTCACTCTTACTGCGTCCCTTGGCGGGTAATTTGACTGATCACGTTTCCAAATATCGGTTAACTCTCATTGGTGGCAGTTTAATTGTTCTAGCGAGTCTTGGTTATAGCTTAACGAGTAACGTGATATTAATTATTGGCTGTCGCATTCTGAATGGGGTCGGCTATACCTTGTGCTCGGTTTGTATGGCAACCTGGATGGCGAGTTTACTACCAGCCGATAAAATTGGTTCTGGCATGGGCATTTATGGATTAGCCAATGCGATGGGAATGGCCGTTGGTCCGGCACTAGCGGTATTCTTGTATGAAAATTTCAATTATCAAACGGTCTTTTTGACGGCAGCATTTTGTTGCTTGGTCATGCTTATTTTGATTCAATTTGTCGGTAATCGTGGCGTGCCGAGTCCGGCCTATCAATCAACGACAGGTCAAAAGCGACATCTGCGTATCGTTCAACCCAAAGTCGTGCCAGTGGCAGTGATCCTGATGCTGTTTTCATTGCCATATTTTGCTACCCAAACGTATATTGTGAGCTATATTGCCCAACGTCATCTCGCGGTGCCGGCCGGAGCATTCTTCCCCGTGTATGCGCTGATCTTATTAGGTCTACGATTGAGCATGCAAAATTTGTTTGATCACGTGCCCTTTCGAAAATTTTTCTGGATTTGCTTAGGCTGTAATTTAGTTGGTTTATTGGCATTGACCAATCTGAGTAACTGGTTGATGTTAGTGATTGCGGCGCTGGGATTAGCGGCTGGTTATGGCTTGATGTTCTCCATTTGCCAGGCTAAGGCGCTAACGTTAGTACCCGATAGTGATCGTGGACTTGCCAATAGTACGTTCTATATTGGTATCGATCTCGGCATGTCGCTGGGACCAATGTTTGGTGGCCTAATCAGCAGTTTGTTGCCATGGGCTTGGTTCTATCCGATGATGTTAGTCACGTTACCTCTGATTGTTTTAGTTTATTGGATCAGTCGTCGTCGACTGGCTTAA
- a CDS encoding histidine phosphatase family protein, with the protein MSTFSVYMIRHGQTYFNKYRRMQGWCDSPLTEVGKQDARNAGKMLAGIHFDAAYASDMTRAMDTAKLILPNSGNGELAVTPMPAFREAFYGYFEGDDTSQTWYMIGAPHQAPTLSDIIEKYGIHKAKDFAKEADPFHQAENNAEFWERVNGGIADLRAKSHDGDKVLLVSHGNTIFSIAAEYLQLTSPARPQNGSVTKFTISDDDIHVDCFGKKDHIA; encoded by the coding sequence ATGTCTACATTTTCAGTTTACATGATTCGTCATGGTCAAACTTATTTTAACAAGTACCGGCGGATGCAAGGCTGGTGTGATTCACCGTTGACGGAAGTTGGCAAACAAGACGCCCGCAACGCTGGTAAAATGTTAGCTGGTATCCACTTTGACGCTGCTTATGCCAGTGACATGACCCGTGCCATGGACACGGCCAAGTTGATCTTGCCCAACAGTGGCAACGGTGAACTCGCTGTGACGCCGATGCCTGCTTTCCGTGAAGCCTTCTATGGTTATTTTGAAGGGGATGATACTTCGCAAACTTGGTATATGATTGGCGCGCCTCACCAGGCCCCAACACTATCTGATATCATTGAAAAATATGGCATTCATAAAGCCAAGGATTTCGCCAAGGAAGCTGATCCATTCCATCAAGCTGAAAACAACGCGGAGTTTTGGGAACGAGTCAATGGCGGGATTGCCGACCTACGTGCTAAATCACACGATGGCGACAAAGTACTACTCGTCAGCCATGGCAATACTATTTTCAGTATTGCGGCAGAATACCTGCAATTAACCTCACCAGCACGACCACAAAATGGCAGTGTCACGAAGTTCACCATTTCGGATGATGACATTCATGTGGATTGCTTCGGCAAAAAAGACCATATCGCTTAA
- a CDS encoding extracellular solute-binding protein translates to MEKKIALTLSTLAILALGTGLYAANHQGKTATASKNTSQTLTVYAAGPKPVSDKIVKGFEKETGIKVKTFDGTTGKILSKLKAEESNPQADVLVLASMAAGVDLQTNKKLLTYDAKNSDKLNPQFKDSKHQLFNYSASAVGITYNTKEVKTAPTDWADLTGATYKNSLTIPDPKTSGSSLDFINVYQMKHGQSYLKQLKQNGAEIGGANKEVLDAVVTGQKKAVVGGVDYMSIAAIKKGEKIGFAYPTSGTLVNPRPAMILKSTKHAEAAKKFIDYLLTDTVQKQLKSSYLIPGTADKLTNPLNNQPIKSYTVNWQDANKALAANVKKFNQVLGND, encoded by the coding sequence ATGGAAAAGAAAATCGCTTTAACGCTCTCGACCCTTGCTATCTTAGCCTTAGGAACTGGTCTCTATGCTGCCAATCATCAAGGTAAAACAGCGACCGCCAGCAAAAACACATCACAAACGCTGACCGTCTATGCAGCCGGTCCCAAACCGGTATCGGATAAAATCGTTAAAGGTTTCGAAAAAGAGACCGGCATTAAAGTCAAAACCTTCGATGGCACGACTGGCAAAATTTTGAGCAAGTTGAAAGCCGAAGAAAGCAATCCACAAGCTGACGTGCTCGTGCTCGCTTCGATGGCAGCCGGCGTTGACCTCCAAACGAACAAAAAGTTACTGACTTATGACGCCAAAAACAGTGATAAATTAAATCCACAATTTAAAGATAGTAAGCATCAACTCTTCAACTACAGTGCTTCCGCTGTCGGGATTACTTATAATACAAAAGAAGTTAAAACCGCGCCAACCGATTGGGCAGACTTAACTGGAGCAACCTATAAGAATAGTTTAACGATTCCTGACCCTAAAACTTCCGGTTCAAGCCTAGACTTCATCAATGTCTATCAAATGAAGCACGGTCAAAGTTACCTCAAACAGTTGAAGCAAAATGGCGCTGAAATTGGTGGTGCGAATAAAGAAGTCTTAGATGCCGTCGTTACCGGTCAAAAGAAAGCGGTCGTTGGTGGCGTGGACTATATGAGTATTGCCGCCATCAAGAAAGGTGAAAAAATCGGCTTTGCTTATCCGACGAGTGGGACACTAGTTAACCCACGACCCGCTATGATTCTCAAATCAACGAAACATGCTGAAGCGGCCAAAAAATTCATTGACTACCTGTTGACAGACACTGTCCAAAAACAACTTAAAAGCAGTTATTTGATTCCCGGAACCGCTGATAAACTGACAAATCCGCTCAATAATCAACCAATTAAGTCTTATACCGTTAATTGGCAAGATGCGAATAAGGCACTAGCAGCCAACGTCAAAAAATTCAATCAGGTTCTAGGCAATGACTAA
- a CDS encoding NUDIX hydrolase encodes MGYVLDLRKKVGHQPLVVVGAAVIAKNAAAEILLVKRTDNHLWGLPAGSTEPGETVAQTAQRELKEETGLTVGTLELVEVFSGPKFHYQYPNGDVIDSVTILYQASVTGGELVTATNETSAAQYFAPNALPAALTPLTKAMLVN; translated from the coding sequence ATGGGGTACGTTTTAGATTTACGAAAAAAGGTTGGTCATCAGCCGTTGGTGGTCGTCGGTGCGGCAGTTATCGCCAAAAACGCGGCCGCTGAAATTTTATTGGTGAAGCGGACGGATAATCACTTGTGGGGCTTGCCAGCCGGCTCAACGGAACCGGGCGAGACCGTTGCCCAAACGGCCCAGCGTGAATTGAAAGAAGAAACTGGTTTGACGGTCGGCACGCTTGAGTTAGTTGAGGTGTTTAGCGGTCCCAAGTTTCACTATCAATATCCGAATGGTGATGTCATTGATAGCGTCACCATCTTATATCAAGCTAGCGTAACGGGCGGCGAACTGGTTACGGCTACCAATGAAACCAGTGCCGCACAATACTTTGCCCCAAACGCTTTGCCAGCGGCGTTAACCCCGCTGACGAAGGCCATGTTAGTGAACTAG
- a CDS encoding DMT family transporter gives MTWIYLVVAGVFEVFWATMMKLSNGFSHLGYAAATVVGMILSFGFLALATKHLPLSIAYPIWTGIGAVGAILVGVIFFKDQLAPITWLFVVMLIVGIIGIKVTG, from the coding sequence ATGACGTGGATTTATTTAGTGGTTGCTGGGGTTTTTGAGGTTTTCTGGGCAACAATGATGAAATTAAGCAACGGTTTTAGTCACTTAGGTTACGCTGCCGCAACGGTAGTTGGGATGATCTTGAGTTTTGGTTTCTTGGCATTAGCCACAAAACACCTACCATTAAGTATTGCATACCCGATTTGGACGGGGATTGGGGCCGTTGGAGCCATCTTAGTTGGTGTGATCTTTTTCAAGGATCAGCTGGCGCCAATCACTTGGCTGTTTGTTGTCATGCTAATCGTGGGAATTATTGGCATTAAAGTGACAGGATAG
- a CDS encoding ABC transporter ATP-binding protein yields the protein MVQIKLSNIRKSYAHNTVIDQLNLNIPDQQITTLIGPSGSGKSTLLNMIAGLQAPTAGQITFDQTVVFDAEHQVNLAPAKRDLAMVFQDFALWPHMTVFKNVAFALETKLSKSDVQDRVHWALAQVGLADFGQRYPGELSGGQQQRVSLARALAVQPKIILFDEALSALDPQLRESLQLEISELIHRNHLTAIFVTHDRHEALRLSDHLVLIKDGQIVQTGTATELYQSPINLFAASFIGPLNVINDHAGVRPEHVSLTPQSDWQAFDGQIVNSTFAGSHFDTLVQLPAAQWHVNTANSCQPHAAQIFVDPQFILTN from the coding sequence GTGGTTCAAATAAAATTAAGCAATATTCGGAAAAGTTATGCCCATAACACGGTCATTGATCAGCTCAATCTCAATATCCCTGATCAACAGATCACGACCTTAATTGGGCCTTCTGGTTCAGGTAAGTCCACCTTACTCAATATGATTGCCGGTTTACAGGCCCCCACTGCTGGTCAGATCACCTTTGACCAAACTGTGGTCTTTGATGCCGAGCATCAGGTCAATCTAGCACCCGCCAAACGAGATCTAGCCATGGTCTTTCAAGACTTCGCACTCTGGCCGCACATGACAGTATTCAAAAATGTCGCTTTTGCCCTCGAAACTAAGCTGAGCAAGTCAGACGTCCAAGATCGTGTTCACTGGGCACTAGCACAAGTTGGCCTCGCCGATTTTGGTCAGCGTTATCCCGGAGAATTATCTGGTGGTCAACAACAACGTGTTTCATTAGCACGTGCCTTGGCGGTCCAACCAAAAATCATTCTTTTCGATGAGGCCCTCAGTGCTTTGGATCCACAATTACGGGAATCCTTGCAACTCGAAATCAGTGAGCTTATTCACCGTAACCATTTGACTGCGATCTTCGTGACCCATGATCGTCATGAAGCTTTGCGACTTTCAGACCACCTTGTTCTCATTAAAGACGGTCAGATCGTCCAGACGGGTACCGCAACTGAACTGTATCAAAGTCCGATCAATCTATTTGCCGCCAGCTTTATTGGCCCTTTAAATGTGATCAATGATCATGCTGGCGTCCGACCAGAACATGTTAGTCTAACGCCACAGTCGGACTGGCAAGCTTTTGACGGGCAAATTGTCAATTCGACCTTTGCTGGTAGTCACTTTGACACCTTAGTACAATTACCGGCCGCTCAGTGGCACGTTAACACCGCCAACAGTTGCCAACCACACGCCGCTCAAATTTTTGTCGACCCACAATTCATTCTAACTAATTAG
- the hflX gene encoding GTPase HflX, producing the protein MSEPSVQNVIIAGMSKTVANYDYAMSELEALVEANNMHAALRIDQGLEKPNPATYFGKGKVVEIKEMGEANDLNIMVINADLTPSQVRNLENETGLQIIDRTGLILEIFGNRARSKEAKLQVKIAQLQYQLPRLRTSMANRLDQQAGAAAGGGGGYTNRGAGETQMELNRRTIQDRISHAKHELKELNKDEEVRRAQREKAGLPNVALVGYTNAGKSTTMNGLVRLFGKGEDKQVFEKDMLFATLDTSIRQLTFSDNKQLLLSDTVGFVSNLPHNLINAFRSTLSEAASADLLIQVIDYSDPHYKEMMATTETTLKAIGVHDVPMIYAYNKADLTEASYPNQQDDQLIYAAKDEKSLQLLTKIIKGKVFKNYVTTTLLIPFSDGDVVAYLNDHANILKTDYLADGTQLKVELNAVDAQRYANYVVTPA; encoded by the coding sequence ATGTCTGAACCAAGCGTTCAAAATGTCATTATCGCCGGCATGTCCAAAACTGTCGCTAACTACGACTATGCCATGTCTGAACTCGAAGCCTTAGTTGAAGCGAACAATATGCATGCCGCATTACGAATCGACCAAGGTCTCGAAAAACCTAACCCCGCAACCTATTTCGGGAAAGGGAAAGTCGTTGAAATCAAAGAAATGGGTGAGGCTAACGACCTCAACATCATGGTGATCAACGCCGACTTGACGCCTAGCCAAGTGCGTAACTTAGAAAATGAAACCGGCTTACAAATCATTGACCGGACGGGATTGATCCTCGAAATTTTTGGTAATCGTGCCCGGAGTAAAGAAGCCAAACTACAAGTTAAGATTGCCCAATTACAATATCAATTACCACGACTACGAACGAGTATGGCGAACCGACTGGATCAACAAGCCGGGGCCGCAGCTGGTGGTGGCGGTGGCTATACTAACCGTGGTGCTGGTGAAACTCAAATGGAATTGAATCGTCGGACGATCCAAGACCGTATCAGTCATGCCAAACACGAACTCAAAGAATTGAACAAAGACGAAGAAGTTCGGCGGGCGCAACGTGAAAAAGCTGGCCTACCAAACGTCGCCTTAGTGGGTTACACCAACGCTGGTAAATCGACGACCATGAATGGGCTAGTCAGACTATTTGGTAAAGGTGAAGATAAACAAGTCTTCGAAAAAGATATGTTATTCGCTACCTTGGACACTAGCATCCGCCAACTCACCTTCTCTGATAACAAACAATTGTTATTGAGTGATACGGTCGGATTCGTTAGCAACTTGCCACATAATCTGATCAACGCCTTCCGTTCAACATTGTCGGAAGCAGCCAGCGCTGACTTATTGATCCAAGTAATCGACTATTCAGACCCACATTACAAAGAAATGATGGCCACGACCGAAACGACTTTGAAAGCCATCGGTGTTCACGATGTGCCGATGATCTATGCTTATAACAAAGCCGATCTGACCGAAGCCAGCTATCCTAACCAACAAGATGATCAATTGATCTACGCAGCCAAAGATGAGAAGTCATTACAACTGTTGACCAAGATCATTAAGGGCAAGGTTTTCAAAAATTACGTCACAACGACCTTGCTGATTCCATTCAGTGATGGGGATGTGGTCGCCTACTTGAACGACCATGCAAATATTTTAAAAACCGATTATTTAGCTGATGGTACGCAACTTAAAGTTGAGCTCAATGCTGTTGATGCCCAACGGTATGCGAACTACGTCGTCACACCAGCTTAA
- a CDS encoding histidine phosphatase family protein: protein MSQFSIYFVRHGQTYFNLFNRMQGWSDSPLTDQGKATATQVGHELAPTVFAHYYSSDSKRAMDTANLIKAAAGKATAELTTLPSFRETFYGYYEGDDSSRTWSLVGKDYGVTSLHELLDHVTIEETKDLMRKIDPFHEAEDNQTYWQRVNRGFEYLKAHHDNHEKVLVVSHGTTIRSIVSHFGPEIDITRGPKNGSVTRIDVDGDQIKVVSYAKDLTD, encoded by the coding sequence ATGTCTCAATTTTCAATTTATTTTGTCCGGCATGGCCAGACGTATTTTAATTTATTCAATCGGATGCAAGGCTGGTCAGACTCCCCATTGACTGACCAAGGTAAAGCCACCGCAACACAGGTTGGTCATGAATTGGCACCCACAGTCTTCGCCCACTACTACTCCAGTGATTCCAAACGCGCCATGGATACGGCCAACTTAATCAAGGCGGCAGCTGGCAAAGCAACTGCTGAATTAACCACTTTGCCTAGTTTTCGCGAAACCTTTTATGGTTACTACGAAGGCGATGATTCCAGTCGAACTTGGTCGCTCGTTGGTAAGGATTATGGTGTCACCAGTCTTCATGAGTTATTGGACCACGTTACGATTGAAGAAACTAAGGATCTCATGCGCAAAATTGACCCCTTCCACGAAGCTGAGGATAACCAGACTTACTGGCAACGGGTCAATCGTGGGTTTGAATACTTGAAAGCCCACCATGACAATCACGAAAAAGTCTTAGTGGTCAGTCACGGGACTACCATTCGTAGTATCGTGTCACACTTTGGTCCTGAAATCGACATTACTCGCGGTCCTAAGAACGGTAGTGTCACCCGGATTGACGTTGATGGTGACCAAATTAAAGTAGTCAGTTATGCCAAGGATTTAACTGACTAA
- a CDS encoding ABC transporter permease, producing MTNRRIWTWSASLFAGLLALLIAGPLVALIGQTLFGSQPAELLHRLTTPAIMTSLRHSLLLGAGTIIGTTLIATPLAFVMARTKLGQVAWLHWLLLVPFMTPPYINAMGWIYFFQPHGLLAQVFPNSAFSFKGLFSPFGIILIMSLHLYPFAYLLLRNALAQFNQRWTQAALVHGVSRFRILTRVTLPILLVPYLAMWVLVFTKTLAEFGTPATLGRNAHFEVLTTTIQKDLSQWPLDFKGGVLAGTILLSLALLAWVAQQTLLKQPKIQMAHNHRPIINQHWAVTLGASLFVGSLLLVAIGIPYLSIIFQSLLKQRSAGLAIGNWTAEHYLNLLRFDSPAFKALLNTFGLAIVISVFNLVIGTLISVGSLTKRFPKWLRQSLHLLGALPLAIPNVVLALSLMIFFSQLFAFTKLYGTITVLIIADIILFLPTTVQYMTTALQEFNDNFLNSARIFEARPSRIFLKIIVPVLMPALINSFAMSFIATSRELVVALLLLPSGLTTISSFIYQSFEQGEASQGMALAVITVLMTFIVLSVSNSLLDKQLNSKH from the coding sequence ATGACTAATCGCCGTATTTGGACTTGGTCGGCCAGTCTTTTCGCGGGACTGTTGGCTTTACTGATTGCTGGCCCACTAGTTGCCTTAATTGGGCAAACGCTTTTCGGCAGCCAACCGGCAGAATTATTGCATCGTTTAACGACACCAGCAATCATGACCAGCTTGCGCCACAGTTTACTGCTCGGCGCTGGGACAATCATTGGAACCACACTCATTGCAACGCCATTAGCCTTCGTGATGGCACGCACGAAATTGGGGCAAGTCGCTTGGCTACATTGGTTGCTATTAGTCCCATTTATGACGCCACCTTATATCAATGCGATGGGTTGGATCTACTTTTTCCAGCCACACGGCCTCTTAGCTCAAGTTTTTCCCAACAGTGCGTTCAGTTTTAAGGGGTTATTTTCACCATTTGGGATCATTTTGATTATGAGCTTACACTTATATCCTTTTGCCTACTTATTACTGCGCAATGCGCTAGCCCAATTCAATCAGCGTTGGACGCAAGCAGCTTTGGTACACGGTGTTTCCCGTTTCAGAATTCTCACTCGGGTAACTTTGCCCATCTTGTTAGTTCCTTATTTAGCGATGTGGGTCTTAGTCTTCACGAAAACCCTTGCTGAATTTGGCACGCCGGCTACTTTAGGCCGTAATGCTCATTTTGAAGTCCTGACGACCACCATTCAAAAAGATTTGAGTCAGTGGCCATTGGACTTTAAAGGGGGCGTCTTAGCCGGGACAATTTTGTTAAGCCTTGCCTTACTCGCTTGGGTCGCACAACAGACTTTACTGAAACAGCCTAAAATTCAAATGGCGCACAACCATCGGCCAATTATTAATCAACACTGGGCCGTCACGCTTGGTGCGAGTTTATTCGTAGGAAGTTTACTGCTTGTGGCGATTGGAATTCCTTATCTCTCAATTATTTTCCAATCATTACTCAAGCAACGCAGTGCCGGGTTAGCAATAGGCAATTGGACTGCAGAACACTATCTCAATCTTTTACGCTTTGATAGTCCGGCTTTCAAAGCATTGCTCAACACCTTTGGTTTAGCCATCGTCATCAGCGTCTTTAATCTAGTCATCGGCACTTTAATCAGTGTTGGTAGCCTGACCAAACGATTCCCAAAATGGCTGCGACAAAGTTTGCACTTGTTAGGCGCTTTACCACTGGCAATTCCTAACGTCGTGTTAGCCCTAAGCTTGATGATTTTCTTCTCACAATTATTCGCTTTCACCAAACTTTATGGCACCATTACCGTGCTAATTATTGCAGATATTATTTTATTTTTGCCAACCACTGTCCAATACATGACAACCGCTTTGCAAGAATTTAACGATAATTTTTTGAATAGTGCGCGTATTTTTGAAGCACGACCTAGTCGGATCTTCTTAAAGATCATCGTGCCAGTTTTAATGCCTGCGTTAATCAATAGTTTTGCGATGTCGTTTATCGCCACTAGTCGTGAATTAGTCGTTGCGTTACTATTACTCCCTTCAGGCCTGACGACCATTTCGTCATTTATTTATCAATCCTTCGAACAAGGTGAAGCCTCTCAGGGGATGGCATTAGCGGTAATTACCGTCCTGATGACGTTTATTGTCTTATCAGTTTCGAACAGTCTATTGGACAAGCAGTTAAACTCAAAACACTAA